In one window of Desulforhabdus amnigena DNA:
- a CDS encoding PEP/pyruvate-binding domain-containing protein, whose amino-acid sequence MSFYSFLKLMAYRIFTPGALLRRKYGAFKSLLEFDRVAHREMAVLEGFYHNGEAVDFCAVKKSCRRLTHAVSKMIENLIVMAPRTYNILQEIFLSISSNICDLLTVDQKAASPPFALTYQEIGPEDAEKVGGKAAHLAVIHRELGIPVPRGFAVTSSAFHYFCDFNNLGPTILDALADLDIHSPSSLEATSRELVSRFMNASVPPEIEEILLKGYDDLFQTEDHAPTVSMRSSAVGEDAALSFAGQYRTVLNVTREQLCSAYKKVIASKYSPMALYYRIRNGLLDQETPMAVLVLEMVDVEAGGILYSADPLSSVSETVRIYSIWGLGELLVKGIVAPDLLEVSREGDFPLLNSRQASKEFKAVLHVEKGIETVSLDEGERGRLSLDEESARQLARWGVQLEAHFGSPQDVEWCKDRKGNLYILQSRPLGMEQSLQESRKKKETAVPNAVLLAAGEKASAGVGAGKVVKTTSKMDLKDIPRGAVLVAPVTSPKFTQIIERLSAVVTDVGSIAGHFASVAREWGIPLLVNTEIATQVLKDGETVTVDADGGRVYAGVAQDLLPLTCDLRGSPQETPFRRRLRRVLDWISPLNLTDPQNENFSPEHCKTVHDALRFIHEKAVEEMFSIGADRHQRSVRGAKKLLTDIPIAVYVLDLGEGLHPSAHFKKKVALQDIANRPLKALWRGLSHPSIEWASGLRHLDWQEFDRVSGGIFSMESQFLSSFALIARDYLNMNIRFGYHFVVLDTLCGLNPRENYVSLHFEGGGGDYEGRTLRVLFLSRVLEHYGFEVHPEGDMITAQVKKLSSEESEVFLEMAGRMFGFTRLLDIRLKGREEVEELVDEFLSNGVRPVESHP is encoded by the coding sequence ATGTCCTTTTATAGCTTCTTGAAATTGATGGCTTACAGGATTTTTACTCCTGGCGCTTTGCTGCGCAGGAAGTACGGAGCCTTCAAGTCTCTATTGGAATTCGACCGGGTCGCCCACAGGGAAATGGCGGTTCTGGAAGGTTTTTATCACAATGGTGAAGCCGTCGACTTCTGTGCAGTGAAAAAGAGTTGCCGGAGGCTCACCCATGCCGTGTCGAAAATGATCGAAAATCTGATCGTCATGGCTCCCCGAACCTACAACATTTTGCAGGAAATCTTTCTCTCCATTTCCTCCAACATCTGTGATCTTCTGACAGTGGACCAAAAGGCCGCCTCACCACCTTTTGCTTTGACCTATCAAGAAATAGGACCCGAAGATGCGGAGAAAGTGGGTGGAAAGGCCGCCCATCTCGCTGTCATTCATCGTGAACTGGGCATACCGGTGCCAAGAGGTTTTGCGGTCACCTCCAGTGCTTTTCATTATTTTTGTGACTTCAATAACTTGGGTCCGACAATTCTGGACGCCCTGGCCGATCTGGACATCCATTCCCCCTCGTCCCTGGAGGCAACCTCCAGGGAACTTGTCTCCCGTTTCATGAATGCGTCGGTGCCTCCGGAAATCGAAGAGATACTTTTGAAAGGGTACGACGATCTTTTCCAAACCGAAGACCACGCTCCCACCGTTTCCATGAGAAGCAGCGCCGTCGGAGAGGATGCCGCCCTCTCTTTTGCCGGCCAGTACCGGACGGTCCTCAATGTAACCCGGGAACAGTTGTGTTCGGCCTATAAGAAAGTGATTGCCAGCAAGTACTCACCCATGGCTCTTTACTACCGCATCCGGAACGGCCTTCTGGACCAGGAAACCCCGATGGCCGTGCTTGTTTTGGAAATGGTGGATGTCGAAGCCGGCGGGATTTTATATTCCGCGGATCCTCTCTCTTCAGTTTCCGAAACGGTGCGCATCTATTCCATTTGGGGCCTGGGGGAATTGCTTGTCAAAGGAATTGTCGCTCCGGATCTGCTGGAAGTTTCCCGTGAAGGCGATTTCCCGCTCTTGAATTCAAGGCAGGCGTCCAAGGAATTCAAGGCTGTTTTGCACGTTGAAAAAGGGATCGAAACGGTTTCCCTGGATGAAGGGGAACGCGGCCGGCTTTCCCTGGACGAGGAAAGTGCAAGGCAGCTCGCACGGTGGGGAGTGCAACTGGAAGCTCACTTTGGATCCCCCCAGGATGTTGAATGGTGCAAGGACCGAAAAGGAAACCTTTACATACTGCAGTCCCGCCCTCTTGGAATGGAGCAATCGCTTCAGGAGTCCCGCAAGAAAAAAGAGACGGCTGTTCCCAATGCCGTTCTTCTCGCCGCCGGAGAAAAGGCCTCTGCGGGGGTGGGGGCGGGCAAGGTGGTAAAAACTACATCGAAAATGGATTTAAAAGACATTCCAAGAGGTGCCGTGCTGGTGGCTCCGGTCACTTCGCCGAAATTTACACAAATCATAGAACGATTGAGTGCTGTGGTGACCGACGTGGGGTCCATTGCAGGGCATTTCGCTTCTGTCGCAAGGGAGTGGGGGATTCCTCTCCTTGTGAATACGGAAATAGCTACGCAGGTCCTGAAGGATGGGGAAACCGTAACGGTAGATGCCGACGGAGGACGTGTTTATGCCGGGGTTGCTCAAGATCTGCTCCCTTTGACCTGCGATCTTCGAGGGTCTCCGCAGGAAACCCCCTTCAGAAGACGCTTGCGCAGAGTGCTCGATTGGATATCCCCCTTGAACTTGACGGACCCGCAGAATGAAAATTTTTCTCCCGAACACTGCAAGACAGTCCACGATGCTCTGCGCTTCATTCATGAAAAGGCGGTGGAGGAAATGTTTTCCATTGGGGCGGACAGGCATCAGAGGAGTGTGAGGGGGGCCAAGAAGCTTTTGACGGACATTCCCATCGCGGTCTACGTTCTCGATCTGGGAGAAGGGCTGCACCCCAGCGCCCACTTTAAGAAAAAGGTCGCTCTGCAGGATATAGCCAACCGGCCTTTGAAGGCGCTCTGGAGAGGACTTTCCCATCCCAGCATAGAGTGGGCCTCTGGATTGCGCCATCTGGATTGGCAGGAATTCGACCGGGTGAGCGGTGGAATTTTCAGCATGGAATCCCAGTTTCTCTCGAGTTTCGCTCTGATCGCCCGGGATTATCTCAATATGAATATTCGCTTCGGCTACCATTTTGTGGTGCTCGATACTCTATGCGGTCTCAATCCAAGAGAAAACTACGTTTCCCTCCATTTCGAAGGGGGGGGAGGGGACTATGAGGGACGGACGCTCAGGGTGCTTTTTCTTTCGCGCGTTTTGGAACATTATGGCTTTGAAGTGCACCCCGAAGGAGATATGATAACCGCTCAAGTGAAGAAGCTGTCTTCTGAAGAATCTGAAGTCTTCCTGGAGATGGCAGGCAGAATGTTTGGTTTCACGCGTCTTCTGGACATTCGTTTGAAGGGGCGGGAGGAAGTGGAAGAGCTTGTGGATGAGTTCCTTTCAAATGGTGTTCGACCTGTTGAAAGCCATCCATAA
- the hisD gene encoding histidinol dehydrogenase, translating into MKAIPYPSQEAEEKLAHIATRKMGADPSLEKRVFEILETVKREGDAAVIRFTRQFDAPSLGEDRLTVREEEIRAAYDEVDTNFLDILRTAIANIEAFHRQQLHPSHFMTKPDGTFMGQMVRPVSAAGLYIPGGKGGETPLISSVLMNGIPARLAGVKDLALATPPRKDGTINPYLLVAAKEVGVTRIHKMGSAWGIAALAYGTASVQRVDVVVGPGNIYVALAKKLVSGEVGIDLLAGPSEILVIADAHARPDYIAADLLSQAEHDPLASAVLISTDRALAEKVTDSVRDQLKRLPRCDIATEALERYGALFLVKDVEDAIRLSNRIAPEHLELQLRDPWSHLGKIEHAGAVFLGDATPEAVGDYFAGPNHVLPTAGTARFASALGVENFLKRTSVISYSKTALERDGRAIIRMAELEGLGAHAASVRIRLEG; encoded by the coding sequence TTGAAGGCGATCCCGTATCCCTCACAGGAAGCAGAGGAAAAACTGGCGCACATTGCAACCCGTAAAATGGGCGCGGATCCTTCCCTGGAAAAAAGGGTTTTCGAAATTCTGGAAACGGTAAAGCGTGAGGGCGATGCCGCCGTTATCCGCTTCACCCGCCAGTTTGATGCTCCCAGTCTGGGAGAGGACCGGCTTACGGTGCGTGAAGAAGAAATCCGTGCCGCTTATGACGAAGTGGACACAAACTTCCTGGATATTCTTCGAACGGCCATCGCCAATATCGAAGCATTTCACCGGCAGCAGCTGCATCCCTCACACTTCATGACAAAGCCCGACGGAACATTCATGGGGCAGATGGTGCGCCCCGTTTCGGCCGCCGGATTGTATATTCCCGGAGGCAAAGGCGGCGAAACTCCCCTCATTTCCTCTGTTCTCATGAACGGTATTCCCGCCCGCCTTGCGGGCGTCAAGGACCTCGCTCTCGCCACACCTCCCAGAAAGGATGGAACCATCAACCCTTACCTGCTCGTCGCAGCGAAGGAAGTAGGGGTAACGCGCATCCACAAAATGGGCAGTGCCTGGGGCATTGCGGCCCTGGCCTACGGAACGGCGTCGGTGCAGCGGGTGGATGTCGTGGTGGGACCGGGAAACATTTATGTGGCTCTTGCAAAGAAACTGGTTTCAGGAGAGGTCGGAATCGACCTGCTGGCAGGTCCGAGCGAGATCCTGGTGATCGCCGACGCACATGCCCGACCCGACTATATCGCCGCAGACCTCCTGAGCCAGGCGGAGCACGATCCGCTCGCCAGCGCTGTGCTGATTTCAACAGACAGGGCACTGGCGGAAAAGGTGACGGATTCAGTGAGGGATCAGTTGAAGCGGTTGCCGCGATGCGATATTGCGACGGAAGCGCTGGAACGCTACGGAGCCCTTTTTCTCGTAAAAGACGTGGAGGACGCCATTCGACTTTCAAACCGCATTGCGCCGGAACATCTGGAACTCCAACTTCGAGATCCTTGGTCTCACCTCGGCAAAATCGAGCATGCGGGCGCAGTCTTTCTGGGAGACGCTACGCCGGAGGCTGTGGGAGATTATTTTGCCGGACCGAACCACGTTTTGCCAACCGCAGGAACGGCCCGCTTCGCTTCAGCTCTTGGAGTGGAAAACTTCCTGAAGCGTACGAGTGTCATTTCCTATTCCAAAACGGCCCTCGAACGGGATGGACGGGCCATTATCAGAATGGCTGAACTGGAAGGACTGGGAGCTCATGCCGCTTCCGTGCGCATTCGATTGGAAGGCTAA
- a CDS encoding response regulator has product MAKILVLDDIADVGILIRKILKGKGHEVFAFTEEEEAISFVRSHPVDLAILDIKLKKMTGIEVLEELKKMDPHIHAMMLTGYPTLETARAALKLGVDEYCVKPLETDELEQKVERILESTGQKMDDDAQKEDLEE; this is encoded by the coding sequence ATGGCAAAGATTTTGGTTTTGGACGATATTGCGGATGTAGGTATTTTGATACGAAAGATCCTTAAGGGTAAAGGGCATGAAGTATTTGCCTTTACGGAAGAGGAAGAGGCCATTTCCTTTGTTCGGTCGCATCCTGTGGATCTGGCCATACTGGATATCAAACTGAAAAAAATGACTGGCATTGAAGTCTTGGAAGAGCTCAAGAAGATGGATCCTCACATCCATGCCATGATGCTTACCGGTTACCCCACCTTGGAAACGGCCAGAGCGGCCTTGAAACTTGGGGTGGATGAGTACTGCGTGAAGCCTCTCGAGACAGACGAGCTTGAACAGAAGGTTGAACGGATTTTGGAATCCACCGGTCAAAAAATGGATGACGACGCCCAAAAGGAGGATTTGGAAGAGTAA
- the cutA gene encoding divalent-cation tolerance protein CutA, whose product MTDFSVIFVTVGNENEASKIAQVLVEERWVACVNIVPRIRSVYRWKGEVCSDEEFLLVMKTRSSLFTALQNRILELHSYEVPEIIAVPLTQGLPDYLHWVEENTRS is encoded by the coding sequence ATGACAGACTTTTCAGTAATCTTCGTAACTGTGGGCAATGAGAACGAGGCCTCTAAGATTGCACAAGTTCTGGTGGAAGAAAGATGGGTTGCCTGTGTCAATATCGTTCCCCGCATTCGTTCTGTGTACCGGTGGAAAGGGGAGGTCTGCAGCGACGAGGAATTCCTTCTGGTTATGAAAACCCGTTCCTCACTCTTCACTGCCCTCCAGAACCGCATCCTGGAACTCCACAGCTATGAAGTCCCCGAAATCATTGCCGTTCCCCTGACGCAAGGACTTCCCGACTATCTCCATTGGGTTGAGGAAAACACGAGGTCATGA
- a CDS encoding protein-tyrosine phosphatase family protein, producing the protein MTVHKINWITDQLAVSHAPMSYEELESIKEQGISAIVNLCGEFCDLHEIESSYGFEVYYLPIADENAPPLEEMEKALAWLDEAIYLGKKVLVHCRFGIGRTGTFVTSYLLRRGFGLKLAGKRLKNFRSAPSSFTQWWLLRKYGKRSGKLTIREPSLEATHLVDLSPFFKAYEDIVTALEGAVHGISSTCGPIPRCGRETDACCGRYLHLQFIEATYLKYYLDKNLTHENRMAAIDRAVTASRVLLKKPPLEVGILIPSYDSPETLCEMSKKWCGETAYRCPLSVDGKCIAFSYRPIACRAYGIPLIYQGKHQNGIWKDLPENRQPVPFDLDHANRLLYEISGQLFHALNDTFLEGKSFLFPITQVVSGKFVGDYFSLLAGMGGKGSS; encoded by the coding sequence ATGACTGTACATAAAATCAACTGGATTACGGATCAACTGGCCGTGTCGCATGCGCCCATGTCCTACGAGGAACTGGAATCCATAAAGGAGCAAGGGATCAGCGCTATCGTCAACTTGTGCGGGGAATTTTGCGATCTGCACGAAATCGAATCAAGCTACGGCTTCGAGGTCTATTATCTTCCTATAGCCGATGAAAATGCTCCTCCCCTGGAAGAAATGGAAAAGGCGCTGGCCTGGTTGGACGAGGCCATCTACCTCGGCAAGAAAGTGTTGGTTCATTGCAGGTTTGGGATCGGCAGGACAGGCACCTTCGTGACTTCCTACCTGCTCCGCCGGGGATTCGGGCTGAAACTTGCGGGAAAGAGGCTCAAAAATTTTCGTTCAGCTCCCAGCAGCTTCACACAGTGGTGGCTCCTTCGCAAATACGGAAAGCGTTCAGGCAAGCTCACCATCCGTGAACCCTCGCTGGAAGCAACCCACCTGGTGGATCTCTCTCCGTTCTTTAAAGCGTATGAAGACATTGTGACTGCCTTGGAAGGCGCTGTTCACGGTATATCGTCCACTTGCGGCCCAATCCCCCGCTGTGGCCGGGAAACGGATGCATGCTGCGGGAGATACCTCCACCTTCAATTCATCGAGGCCACGTACTTGAAGTACTACCTCGACAAGAATCTGACTCATGAAAACCGCATGGCGGCCATCGATCGGGCGGTGACCGCCAGCCGGGTCCTTTTGAAAAAACCCCCCCTGGAAGTCGGGATCTTGATTCCTTCCTACGATTCCCCCGAAACATTGTGCGAAATGAGCAAGAAATGGTGTGGAGAAACAGCTTACCGGTGTCCCCTCAGTGTGGATGGCAAATGCATCGCCTTTTCTTACCGCCCCATTGCCTGCCGGGCCTATGGAATCCCGCTCATCTACCAGGGAAAGCATCAAAACGGCATTTGGAAAGACTTGCCCGAAAACCGTCAGCCTGTCCCTTTTGACCTGGATCATGCCAACAGATTGCTTTATGAAATTTCCGGGCAGCTTTTTCATGCCTTGAATGATACCTTTCTGGAGGGTAAGAGCTTCCTTTTTCCGATCACTCAAGTGGTTTCGGGAAAATTTGTGGGGGATTATTTCTCCCTTCTGGCCGGAATGGGGGGCAAGGGCAGTTCCTGA
- a CDS encoding triose-phosphate isomerase, translated as MARWNSKKRVLEHEHSKFWQYRLVDVQEPNLMREIFPYEEVPHIDFDHMLLSIDPAEDIFITDTTFRDGQQARPPYTVKQIEAIFDLLHRLSGPNGVIRQSEFFLYTEKDREALELCLSKGYQYPGITGWIRAVEEDLQLVADCGLKETGILTSVSDYHIFLKLNLDRKTAMKKYLNIARAALDKGIAPRCHFEDITRADIYGFCVPFAIELMRLAEESGIPIKIRLCDTLGFGITYPGAALPRSVPRLIRTFIDDAGVPGSLLEWHGHNDFHKVLINAATAWLYGCAGANGTLLGFGERTGNAPIEGLLIEYIGLRGSANGVDTTAISDMAQYFQSELGYRIPPNYPFAGEEFNATRAGIHADGLVKHEEIYNIFDTQKLLKRPISIIITDKSGVASVAYWVNTRLHLEGERRLDKRHPGIVKIYKRVMREYDQGRNTSISTEELERWARRYLPEFFVSEFDRLKQKAYTLAAHLVEEVVENESIKSMDPARQEPILQTLLDLNPFIQYIYITDREGLKTTRNITHIVDKSKYESAKVGEDLSDRPWFIEPMKDGKVHVTDFYTSRYTGALCITVSAPITSETEEIVGILGIDIRFEDLAKMEEDESA; from the coding sequence ATGGCTCGGTGGAACAGTAAAAAGCGGGTTTTAGAGCATGAACATTCCAAGTTCTGGCAGTACAGGCTGGTGGATGTTCAGGAACCGAACCTCATGCGGGAAATCTTCCCCTATGAAGAGGTTCCGCACATCGATTTCGACCACATGCTGCTCTCCATTGATCCGGCGGAAGACATCTTCATCACGGATACGACTTTCCGTGACGGTCAGCAGGCGCGTCCGCCCTATACGGTCAAACAGATCGAAGCGATTTTTGACCTGCTCCACCGCCTCTCGGGGCCCAACGGAGTCATCCGCCAGTCGGAATTTTTTCTCTACACCGAAAAGGACCGCGAAGCCCTGGAACTCTGCCTTTCCAAGGGCTACCAGTACCCGGGCATTACAGGGTGGATTCGGGCCGTCGAAGAAGATCTCCAACTCGTAGCCGACTGTGGTCTCAAGGAAACGGGAATCCTCACATCCGTTTCCGACTATCACATCTTCCTGAAGCTGAACCTCGACCGCAAGACGGCCATGAAAAAGTATCTCAACATTGCACGGGCGGCGTTGGACAAGGGGATCGCTCCCCGGTGCCATTTTGAGGACATCACACGGGCCGATATCTACGGTTTCTGCGTCCCCTTCGCCATAGAACTCATGCGGTTGGCGGAAGAAAGCGGAATTCCCATCAAGATCCGGCTCTGCGATACACTTGGATTCGGCATCACCTATCCCGGCGCAGCCCTTCCCCGAAGTGTGCCCAGGCTCATCAGGACCTTCATCGACGATGCCGGTGTTCCCGGAAGCCTGCTGGAATGGCATGGGCACAACGATTTCCATAAGGTGCTCATCAACGCCGCCACCGCATGGCTCTATGGATGCGCCGGCGCCAACGGAACCCTGCTCGGCTTCGGTGAACGCACGGGCAACGCTCCCATCGAAGGCCTCCTCATAGAATACATCGGCCTCAGAGGATCCGCCAACGGCGTCGACACCACAGCCATCTCGGACATGGCTCAATACTTCCAGTCGGAACTCGGCTACCGCATTCCACCCAACTATCCTTTTGCGGGCGAGGAGTTCAACGCCACGCGGGCAGGGATTCACGCCGACGGTCTTGTGAAGCACGAAGAAATCTACAATATTTTTGACACTCAAAAACTTCTCAAGAGGCCCATCAGCATCATCATCACGGACAAATCGGGGGTTGCCAGCGTCGCTTACTGGGTCAACACCCGGCTTCACCTGGAAGGCGAGCGGCGCCTGGACAAACGGCATCCAGGAATCGTGAAGATCTACAAACGGGTCATGCGCGAATACGACCAGGGCCGGAATACCTCCATCTCCACGGAGGAGCTCGAACGCTGGGCCCGCAGGTATCTGCCCGAATTCTTCGTGAGCGAATTCGACCGGCTGAAGCAGAAGGCCTACACCCTGGCCGCCCACCTGGTGGAGGAAGTGGTGGAAAACGAGTCCATAAAGAGCATGGATCCGGCTCGCCAGGAACCTATCCTGCAGACGCTTCTGGACCTCAATCCGTTCATTCAGTACATATACATAACGGACCGGGAGGGTCTCAAAACCACGCGCAATATCACACACATCGTGGACAAGTCCAAATATGAGAGCGCCAAAGTCGGCGAAGACCTCTCCGACCGCCCCTGGTTCATAGAACCCATGAAGGACGGCAAAGTCCATGTGACGGATTTTTATACATCCCGTTATACGGGAGCTCTTTGCATCACGGTGTCCGCCCCCATTACCAGTGAAACCGAGGAAATCGTGGGAATCCTCGGAATCGATATCCGTTTTGAAGATCTGGCAAAGATGGAGGAAGACGAATCTGCGTAG
- a CDS encoding acyl-CoA dehydrogenase family protein produces the protein MQAATFMDRIYQGTLDKEIFNSFRAPRNLEKIQGVVHAYLEMLKEFDPRSIEEAGRIPAKMLEMMKESGFFGLSIPEMYGGLGFNGWEYLKTIEELVRRDISVVLASIAHLSIGVKGILLFGNESQKQKYLVPAASGDMIFSYALTEPRVGSDAQHIETRAELSEDGSHYILNGQKTYITNANYAGGLTVFAQMDPRKPGFMGAFIVETAWEGVKIGRDMPKMGLKASSTAAIQFKNVHVPVENLLGKPGDGFKIAMTILNYGRLGLGAASLGMIRQSLEDMTKRASSRIQFGVPIRSFPLVQEKLVKAKVYSLVISSMNDFITGILEKDPLANVAVETSHCKLFGTTRAWDVLYDALQVAGGSGYITSNPYEKRMRDFRVATVFEGTTEIHSIYPPLFMIRKLEGRMGTLKGNKVRKLLFLMDRLLRKMEWPLEFEEGVMRKAAGFARKNAASLRRMLFAAMLIHGKKIPQKEFLLRRITALSLYLFGILAVLSKFSTAQKAGALKKEDLHLLDYFLEEAREVRRENRRIFSSPKEKAHERVFLDIFNT, from the coding sequence ATGCAGGCAGCAACCTTCATGGACAGAATCTACCAGGGAACCCTGGATAAAGAGATCTTCAATTCCTTTCGAGCTCCCCGAAACCTCGAGAAAATCCAGGGAGTCGTCCATGCATACCTGGAAATGCTCAAGGAGTTCGATCCCCGGAGTATAGAGGAAGCGGGAAGAATCCCGGCCAAAATGCTGGAAATGATGAAGGAGAGCGGTTTCTTCGGTCTCTCCATTCCCGAAATGTATGGGGGGCTCGGATTCAACGGCTGGGAATATCTGAAAACCATCGAGGAACTGGTTCGCCGCGACATCTCAGTAGTGCTGGCATCCATCGCCCATCTCTCCATAGGGGTGAAAGGAATTCTGCTTTTTGGAAACGAATCCCAGAAGCAAAAATATCTTGTCCCTGCAGCTTCCGGAGACATGATCTTCTCTTACGCACTCACTGAACCACGAGTCGGATCGGATGCACAGCACATCGAAACGAGGGCCGAGCTTTCGGAAGATGGGAGCCATTACATTCTCAACGGACAGAAGACCTACATCACCAATGCCAACTATGCCGGGGGGCTCACCGTATTCGCTCAAATGGATCCTCGAAAACCGGGATTCATGGGGGCCTTCATCGTGGAAACCGCGTGGGAAGGGGTAAAAATCGGCAGGGATATGCCCAAGATGGGACTCAAAGCCAGCTCCACTGCGGCCATTCAATTCAAGAACGTGCACGTGCCCGTTGAAAATCTGCTGGGAAAACCCGGCGACGGTTTCAAGATCGCCATGACCATCCTCAATTATGGGAGGCTCGGCCTGGGAGCGGCTTCTCTCGGCATGATACGGCAATCTCTCGAGGATATGACGAAACGCGCTTCCAGCCGCATTCAATTCGGCGTTCCCATCCGGAGTTTTCCCCTGGTGCAGGAAAAGCTGGTGAAAGCCAAAGTCTACAGCCTGGTCATCTCGTCCATGAACGACTTTATTACGGGAATTCTGGAAAAAGACCCCTTAGCCAACGTGGCCGTTGAAACCTCTCACTGCAAGCTCTTTGGAACCACACGGGCCTGGGACGTCCTCTACGATGCCCTTCAAGTGGCCGGCGGGTCCGGCTACATCACTTCCAATCCCTATGAAAAGCGCATGCGGGACTTTCGTGTCGCCACCGTTTTTGAGGGAACCACGGAAATCCATTCCATTTATCCCCCCCTTTTCATGATCCGCAAGCTGGAGGGCCGAATGGGAACACTGAAAGGCAACAAGGTTAGGAAACTCCTGTTCCTCATGGACAGACTCCTCAGGAAGATGGAATGGCCCCTCGAGTTCGAGGAAGGAGTCATGCGGAAGGCCGCCGGATTTGCGAGAAAAAACGCCGCGTCCCTCAGACGGATGCTTTTCGCGGCAATGCTCATCCATGGGAAGAAGATCCCTCAAAAAGAGTTCCTCCTGCGAAGAATCACCGCACTCAGCCTCTATCTCTTTGGAATCCTGGCGGTACTCTCCAAATTTTCCACGGCGCAAAAAGCGGGAGCACTCAAAAAGGAAGACCTCCACCTGCTTGACTATTTCCTGGAAGAAGCCAGAGAGGTGCGCAGAGAAAACAGGAGGATCTTCTCTTCCCCGAAAGAAAAAGCCCATGAACGGGTATTTCTTGATATTTTCAATACATAA
- a CDS encoding septal ring lytic transglycosylase RlpA family protein: METPCKRHGWIWLFLMLFMASCAERPPAPPAPYPGSTIRTQRPYQIKGIWYYPIPSAEGYVEDGIASWYGSDFHGKPTSCGETYDMNAMTAAHKTLPLGTYVKVTHLDTNRSIIVRVNDRGPFVAGRIIDLSCRAAQELGTAQKGLARVRVEAVQVAAEEHMGQNTYWKVNPMPSLRYGNFMIQIGAFREQANAYRLREKMVKGGQEIQVYPYNDGGDQYYRVQVGVYKDLVLARREMERLRQSGFNDAFVVAMEDK; encoded by the coding sequence GTGGAAACTCCCTGCAAGAGACACGGCTGGATCTGGTTGTTTTTAATGCTTTTCATGGCGAGTTGCGCCGAACGCCCCCCCGCCCCTCCCGCCCCTTACCCCGGTTCAACCATTCGCACTCAGAGGCCGTATCAAATCAAAGGCATCTGGTACTATCCCATCCCCTCCGCCGAAGGATATGTTGAGGATGGAATCGCCAGCTGGTATGGAAGCGACTTTCACGGAAAGCCGACCTCCTGCGGCGAAACATATGACATGAACGCCATGACCGCCGCCCACAAGACACTTCCTCTAGGAACCTATGTGAAAGTGACTCATCTTGACACGAATCGTTCCATCATCGTCCGCGTCAACGATCGCGGTCCTTTTGTGGCGGGGCGGATCATCGATCTATCCTGCAGGGCGGCGCAGGAATTGGGCACGGCTCAAAAAGGCCTCGCCAGGGTTCGAGTGGAAGCCGTTCAGGTCGCGGCGGAAGAACATATGGGGCAGAACACCTATTGGAAGGTGAACCCGATGCCTTCCCTGAGGTACGGGAATTTCATGATCCAGATCGGCGCCTTTCGTGAACAGGCCAATGCTTACCGCCTGAGAGAAAAAATGGTCAAGGGGGGCCAGGAAATTCAAGTCTATCCCTACAACGATGGAGGCGACCAGTACTACCGCGTACAGGTCGGCGTTTATAAAGATCTCGTCCTGGCCCGGCGAGAAATGGAACGTTTACGTCAATCCGGCTTTAATGATGCCTTCGTAGTGGCAATGGAGGACAAATAG